From Brienomyrus brachyistius isolate T26 chromosome 21, BBRACH_0.4, whole genome shotgun sequence, the proteins below share one genomic window:
- the selenof gene encoding selenoprotein F, with product MSPPPGKKKHSKMAGEVYLFWLLSILQAVSSYGAELSSEACRELGFSSNLLSSSCDLLGQFGLTQLDPFCRQCCQEEAQVEARKHYPGAILEVCGUKLGRFPQVQAFVRSDKPKMFKGLQIKYVRGSDPVLKLLDDNGNIAEELSILKWNTDSVEEFLSEKLDRI from the exons ATGTCTCCTCccccgggaaaaaaaaaacattccaagATGGCGGGGGAAGTGTACCTCTTTTGGCTCTTGTCGATATTGCAAGCG GTGTCGTCCTATGGCGCCGAGCTGTCCTCTGAGGCCTGCAGAGAACTGGGCTTCTCCAGCAACCTCCTGAGCAGCTCCTGTGATCTGCTGGGCCAGTTTGGCCTGACCCAGCTTGACCCGTTCTGCAGGCAGTGCTGCCAAGAGGAAGCCCAGGTCGAGGCCAGGAAG CATTACCCTGGTGCTATCCTGGAGGTGTGTGGATGAAAACTGGGAAGGTTCCCCCAAGTCCAAG CTTTTGTCAGGAGCGACAAGCCAAAGATGTTCAAGGGTCTTCAGATCAAG tacGTCAGAGGCTCCGACCCTGTACTCAAGCTGCTGGACGATAACGGGAACATCGCAGAGGAGCTCAGCATCCTCAAGTGGAACACGGATAGTGTAGAAGAGTTCCTGAGTGAGAAACTGGACCGCATATAA
- the LOC125716607 gene encoding E3 ubiquitin-protein ligase TRIM35-like encodes MAARSSVLEVELTCPVCYEIYRDPVVLKCSHSFCKVCLQLYWGDKDSRECPVCRRRCSMDFPLSNLALKNTCEAFLQDRAQRSAAASEALCLLHNEKLKLFCLDDQTPVCLVCRDSKWHENHKLRPVQEVTPEYKEKLRFSLKPLQEKLGALSEIQQACNQIAEHIKTQAQNTERLIKGEFEKLHQFLKDEEAARISALREEEEQKSHMLKKKIEKITNEISSLSETIRALEQELGAENVSFLLKYKETQRRAQCPVRDPEEVKGALIDVAKHLGNLSYRVWEKMLEKKEIKYTPVILDPNTADVELTLSEDLTSGTWSNEIQEYPTNSERFTWRCVLGSEGFSSGKHCWDVDVGDAELYFVGVANESINRKGDVLPKANGGLWVITRYKGKLAAWTSPPDPLSVWRTPQRIRVQLDWDGGELSFSDPCNNTPLYTFKHSFAERLFPFFFTWGQRVPLKICPVNVSIAVTAVKL; translated from the exons ATGGCGGCCAGGTCCTCTGTGCTGGAAGTGGagctcacctgtcctgtgtgctACGAAATCTACAGGGATCCTGTGGTCCTGAAGTGTAGCCACAGCTTCTGTAAAGTCTGTCTGCAGCTGTACTGGGGAGATAAGGACTCCCGGGAATGTCCTGTTTGCAGGAGAAGGTGTTCTATGGATTTTCCACTCTCTAATCTGGCCCTGAAGAATACATGTGAGGCTTTCTTACAGGACAGAGCCCAGAGATCTGCAGCAGCTTCTGAAGCTCTCTGCCTTCTGCACAATGAGAAACTCAAGCTCTTCTGTCTGGACGATCAGACACCTGTGTGTCTTGTGTGCCGAGATTCAAAATGGCATGAAAACCACAAACTTCGACCCGTACAGGAAGTGACCCCTGAATACAAG GAAAAACTGAGATTTTCACTGAAGCCTCTGCAGGAGAAGCTGGGAGCTTTGAGTGAAATACAACAAGCCTGTAACCAGATAGCAGAACACATCAAG ACTCAAGCCCAGAACACAGAGAGACTGATAAAGGGGGAGTTTGAGAAACTTCACCAGTTCCTAAAGGATGAAGAAGCGGCCAGGATATCTGCactgagggaggaagaggagcagaagaGTCACATGCTAAAGAAGAAGATTGAGAAGATCACAAACGAGATATCATCCCTCTCAGAAACCATCAGAGCCTTAGAACAGGAGCTGGGAGCTGAAAACGTCTCATTCCTACTG AAATATAAGGAAACACAGAGAAG AGCCCAGTGCCCAGTGCGGGATCCAGAGGAGGTCAAAGGAGCCCTGATTGATGTGGCCAAACACCTGGGCAACCTGAGCTACAGGGTGTGGGAGAAGATGCTGGAGAAGAAAGAGATTAAATATA CTCCTGTGATTCTGGACCCAAACACAGCAGATGTTGAGCTCACGCTGTCTGAAGATCTGACCTCTGGTACCTGGAGTAATGAGATACAGGAATATCCCACTAACTCAGAGAGGTTTACATGGCGCTGTGTGCTGGGATCTGAGGGATTCAGCTCAGGGAAACACTGCTGGGATGTGGATGTGGGGGATGCGGAATTATACTTTGTGGGTGTGGCTAATGAGTCCATCAACAGGAAAGGAGACGTCCTTCCCAAAGCAAATGGAGGACTATGGGTCATAACACGTTATAAAGGTAAACTGGCAGCATGGACCTCACCACCGGaccctctgtctgtgtggaggacACCCCAGAGGATCAGAGTGCAGCTGGACTGGGATGGGGGAGAGCTGTCATTCTCTGATCCCTGTAACAACACTCCTCTCTACACCTTTAAACACTCTTTCGCTGAGAGGCTGTTTCCTTTCTTCTTTACCTGGGGTCAAAGGGTTCCGTTAAAAATCTGCCCAGTGAATGTTTCCATTGCCGTAACAGCAGTGAAACTCTGA
- the LOC125716765 gene encoding uracil nucleotide/cysteinyl leukotriene receptor-like, with translation MDSTTLEVTAMFSNQSMESCGGESTTENLIFGCYYILVFFLALNGNCLALWVFSRQRGTSTPANVFLLHLAVADLSYVVIIPLRATYHLTGGHWPFGELPCRLAGFLFYVNMYASLYFLACVAGDRYLAVVHAVRSLKVRRAKYAHFVSFTLWALVTVSMGPLLATRQTSEVAGATVCLQLYREKASRRALVSLAVAFTPPFLATLSCYLLIIHSLRRGSRLEPALKLKALRTIGLVLLIYVVCFLPYHASRAIYILGFAQPAVSCGTRRGLMLGNRLTSSLACLNGALDPLVYLFGAEKFRGSLRRLLCREKLGASSATTGELKGTRESSLSAKSEL, from the coding sequence ATGGACTCCACCACACTTGAGGTCACAGCTATGTTTTCCAACCAATCCATGGAGAGTTGTGGAGGGGAAAGCACCACCGAGAACCTGATCTTTGGCTGCTATTACATCCTGGTCTTCTTTTTGGCCCTGAACGGGAACTGCCTGGCTCTGTGGGTCTTCTCCCGCCAGCGTGGAACTTCTACTCCAGCCAACGTCTTCCTGTTGCACTTGGCTGTGGCTGACCTTTCCTACGTGGTCATCATACCCCTGCGAGCCACCTATCACCTCACCGGGGGCCATTGGCCCTTCGGAGAGCTGCCCTGTAGGCTGGCCGGCTTCCTCTTCTACGTCAACATGTATGCCAGCCTCTACTTCCTGGCCTGCGTGGCCGGGGACCGGTACCTCGCTGTCGTGCATGCCGTAAGGTCACTGAAGGTACGCCGAGCCAAGTATGCGCACTTCGTGAGCTTCACCCTGTGGGCGCTGGTCACCGTGTCCATGGGGCCCCTCCTGGCCACACGGCAGACCTCGGAGGTGGCCGGGGCCACGGTGTGCCTGCAGCTATACCGTGAGAAGGCCTCTCGCCGGGCGCTCGTCTCCCTGGCTGTCGCCTTCACCCCGCCCTTCCTGGCCACACTCTCCTGCTACCTGCTCATCATCCATAGCCTTCGCCGGGGCTCACGCCTGGAGCCGGCGCTCAAACTCAAGGCCCTCCGGACTATCGGCCTGGTGCTGCTCATCTACGTGGTTTGCTTCCTGCCCTACCACGCCAGCCGCGCCATCTACATCCTGGGCTTTGCCCAGCCAGCCGTCTCCTGCGGGACCAGGAGGGGCCTGATGCTGGGGAACCGCCTCACCTCCTCCCTGGCCTGCCTCAACGGCGCCCTGGACCCGCTGGTCTACCTCTTCGGAGCGGAGAAGTTCCGGGGCAGCCTGCGAAGGCTCCTCTGCAGGGAGAAGCTGGGGGCCTCCAGCGCCACCACGGGGGAGCTGAAGGGAACGCGCGAAAGCTCGCTGAGCGCCAAGTCGGAGCTGTGA